The Dehalobacter sp. DCM sequence TAAAGGACATTGAATTTGGGGACGAAGAACAGTATACGATAGTAGGCTCCGCAGAAGCAGATCCTGGTGTGAACCGCATATCCAACGAGTCTCCGGTAGGTAAAGCAGTGCTGGGGCAAAATAAGGGCAGTGTTGTCGAGGTTAATGTACCTGCAGGAATTCTGCGTTATGAGATAATGGATATTCAGTAACGTTTTTTGGGTAAGACTTAGTTAGTATAAAAAAATCATCTGCGAAATAAGCCCGGAGTGCCAGAGATGGCGCTGCGGGCTGTCATAGTGTTAACGCCGATTATAGTCAACAGTTATATATGGTAAGTACAATTTCTTGGTATAATATAGTGCTAGCGGGAAACATAGAGTTTGGGGGAACGTATTATGGATAATCTCGAAATGAATGAATTGATGCGAATACGTGTGGATAAGCTTCAGACGCTAAGGGACAACGGAATTGAGCCCTATGCCGATCGCTTTCTTCGAACGCACATGTCAACGGATATTATTGATAATTTTGCCGAACTGGAAGAGCAGCCGGTCAGTATAGCGGGAAGAATCATGTCCAAGAGAGACCAGGGCAAGGTACTCTTTATGCATGTTCACGATTTGAAAGGAAAAATTCAGTTATATATCCGTATCGATGCCTTAGGTGAAGATGCATTTGAATTGGTAAAGACGTTTGACATTGGGGATATCATTGGCGTTCAGGGAATTGTTTTTCGCACGAAGCGGGGTGAAATTTCAGTTAAGGCAGAAAAAATAACGCTCCTGTCAAAATCATTAAGACCATTGCCTGAAAAATTCCATGGGTTGACCAATGTCGATACCCGTTATCGTCAGCGTTATCTCGATTTGATTATGAATGATGAAGTAAAAGAAACTTTTATCATCCGGAATAAGATCATCCGGACAATGCGTGAATACTTGGAGGGCAAAGATTTTCTTGAGGTAGAAACACCAACTCTGATGACAATTGCGGGTGGTGCCACTGCCCGGCCATTTATTACTCACCACAATGCCCTAGATATGGATCTATATTTGAGGATTGCCCTCGAACTTCCATTAAAACGACTTATTGTCGGCGGTTTCGAAAAGGTATTCGAAATAGGACGTAATTTTCGTAACGAGGGAATTTCGATCAAACATAATCCTGAATTTACAATGATGGAGCTTTATCAGGCTTATGCCAATTATGAAGATATTATGAATCTCATGGAAGATATGATTGTCTATATTGTTGAAAAGGTTCATAACACCATGGAAATAACCTATCAGGGTGAAAAAATCAATTTTGCTAAACCCTGGCGGCGTCTGCAGATGTTAGATGCGATTAAGGAATATTCTGGTATTGATTTTAACCAAATTAAAACGGACGATGAGGCTAGAAGGGTGGCCGCTGAAAAAGGTCTGGACGTAGGGAATGCATCCAGAGGCAAAATTATCAATGAGTTTTTTGAGGAATTCGTGGAGGATAAACTTATACAGCCAACGTTTATTATTGGGCATCCCGTTGATATTTCGCCGCTCGCGAAGAGAAACGCGATTAACCCTGAATTCACTGATCGATTTGAAGTATTTATTTATGGTCGTGAAATGGGCAATGCTTTTTCAGAGCTAAACGATCCTATTGATCAAAGAGGACGATTTGAGAAGCAGGTTAAGGAAAGAGAGCAGGGCGATGACGAGGCTCACATGATGGATGAAGATTTCCTTCAAGCTCTGGAATACGGACTCCCGCCTACAGGTGGGCTCGGTGTAGGTATTGATCGGTTGGTAATGCTTCTGACTGATTCGCCGTCCATCAGAGATGTCATATTATTTCCGACGATGAAACCCCGCGAGGAATAATTTTATCCTTTCCGTAATCTATCGTTGATCGTTTAAACCCCGGAAACATGTGTTCTCGGGGTTTTCTGTTGTATTAACAAACAAAAAAATGCATATTTTTTAAAAAAATGATTATCCTTTAGATATTCGAAGCATTTTGTAGTAATAGCACAGCATTTTTGACCTAGTGATGTTTAATCTTGACTACAGATGCTTGAAAGGTTTAGTTATCTTTGATATTATAACTAAGCGCTCGGGACACACTGGGTCAAAAGTGAGAGATACTGCGGCATGAGCCTCTTGGACATGATTAAGAATCTCACACCTGCGCGAAGGAAGAAGAAATTGGCAGTTGACATACAGAGGTAAATTTGCTAAGATAAACTTCCGTCCCGAGGAAATCTGGATTGATCCGAATGGATCATGAAGGAAGAAGAAATTGACAGTTGACTTTCTAAAGAGAATCTGCTAAAATTTAAATCCGTCCTAAGGGACACGAGATCACGGTTGTGGTCCTTGGTCATTGAAAACTGAACAACAAGAAAAGAACAAAATGCTAGACTCGTCAAATGATAATTGAGTAAACAAACGAGCTGAATCAAGCTCCGTAATAGTTTTTATGGAGAGTTTGATCCTGGCTCAGGACGAACGCTGGCGGCGTGCCTAACACATGCAAGTCGAACGGTCCGATACCTAACACCGAGTGCTTACGTGTAAACAGCAAGCATCTAAAGCGAGTGCGCGAACGAAGAGAGCGCACCACGCTATTAAAAAGTGACTGACACATAATGCAGAAGAAAACTTTTTAGTAGGTGGGAGCGAACGAAGAGAGCGCACCACGCAAATAAAGCTTGCTAACACATGCAATGAGCATTGGGTGTTAGGTAGAGGATAGTGGCGAACGGGTGAGTAACGCGTGGGTAACCTGCCCTTAAGACCGGGACAACAGCTGGAAACGGCTGCTAATACCGGATGATTTTCCTTGAAGGCATCTTCGAGGAAGTAAAGCTGGCCTCTGAATATGCTAGCGCTTAGGGATGGACCCGCGTCTGATTAGCTAGTTGGTGGGGTAATGGCCTACCAAGGCGACGATCAGTAGCCGGCCTGAGAGGGTAAACGGCCACACTGGGACTGAGACACGGCCCAGACTCCTACGGGAGGCAGCAGTGGGGAATCTTCCGCAATGGACGAAAGTCTGACGGAGCAACGCCGCGTGTATGAAGAAGGCCTTCGGGTTGTAAAATACTGTTGTTAGGGAAGAACTTTAGAGGTGTGAATAATGCCTTTAATTGACGGTACCTAACGAGGAAGCCCCGGCTAACTACGTGCCAGCAGCCGCGGTAATACGTAGGGGGCAAGCGTTGTCCGGAATCATTGGGCGTAAAGGGCGCGTAGGCGGCTATATAAGTCTGATGTGAAAGTGCGGAGCTTAACTCCGTAAAGCATTGGAAACTGTATGGCTTGAGGACAGGAGAGGAAAGTGGAATTCCACGTGTAGCGGTGAAATGCGTAGAGATGTGGAGGAACACCAGTGGCGAAGGCGACTTTCTGGACTGTAACTGACGCTGAGGCGCGAAAGCGTGGGGAGCGAACAGGATTAGATACCCTGGTAGTCCACGCCGTAAACGATGAGTGCTAGGTGTAGAGGGTATCGACCCCTTCTGTGCCGCAGTTAACACAATAAGCACTCCGCCTGGGGAGTACGGCCGCAAGGTTGAAACTCAAAGGAATTGACGGGGGCCCGCACAAGCGGTGGAGCATGTGGTTTAATTCGACGCAACGCGAAGAACCTTACCAAGGCTTGACATCCATAGAATCCTTAAGAGATTAGGGAGTGCCCTTCGGGGAACTATGAGACAGGTGGTGCATGGTTGTCGTCAGCTCGTGTCGTGAGATGTTGGGTTAAGTCCCGCAACGAGCGCAACCCCTATATTTAGTTGCTAACAGGTAAAGCTGAGAACTCTAGATAGACTGCCGGTGACAAACCGGAGGAAGGTGGGGATGACGTCAAATCATCATGCCCCTTATGTCTTGGGCTACACACGTGCTACAATGGACGGTACAGACGGAAGCGAAGCCGCGAGGTGAAGCAAATCCGAGAAAGCCGTTCTCAGTTCGGATTGCAGGCTGCAACTCGCCTGCATGAAGTCGGAATCGCTAGTAATCGCAGGTCAGCACACTGCGGTGAATACGTTCCCGGGCCTTGTACACACCGCCCGTCACACCACGAAAGTTTGCAACACCCGAAGCCGGTGGGGTAACCGTAAGGAGCCAGCCGTCGAAGGTGGGGTAGATGATTGGGGTGAAGTCGTAACAAGGTAGCCGTATCGGAAGGTGCGGCTGGATCACCTCCTTTCTAGGGAGAACCGATTTGAGAAGATCTTCGGGTCTTACATCAGATCTACTCCAAGGTCGGTACTTTGAGCAAAGCAGGGTAACCTGGACTGGCTTAAGGTAAACGAGTTTAGTATCCTTTCTCTTGTTGTTTGGTTTTGAGTGACCGATCACAGTTATGTGTTAGAGAAGCTCAAATAAATATTTCATATATAACGAAGTTTTGGTATATATGGAAAAATTTAAGGATTGCAATGTCGAGACAGCAATGTTAAGATAACTATCCTGTTGCAGTAGAAATACTGCATAGCATACATATGTTCAACATAGTGAACCTCTATGAAAAGGGCGATTTGAACCGTTAAATGGGATCATCCATGACCTTCAAATCGGAAGTTAAATGCAATGCCATTCGTGGCGCATTTGAACTTAGCGCCATTCAAGGCGCGTCGTTCTTTGAAAACTGCATAACAAGCAAAGCAGAATGCGAAATGCGAAAGTAAAGACATTATTAATCGGAGCAGCGATGCTCCGTCAGGTAAAAAAATTACAAACGCAAATTAGGAAACATTCAAATCATCTATATAAGTCGAGGAAAAACCAGAAGGTCAAGATATAAAGGGCATACGGTGGATGCCTTGGCGCCAAGAGCCGAAGAAGGACGCGGTTAACAGCGAAATGCCACGGGGAGTCGTAAGCAGGCTTTGATCCGTGGATGTCCGAATGGGGCAACCCATCCAGAGTCATATTTGGATATCCTGTACTGAATACATAGGTACAGCGAAGGCAAGTCGGGGAACTGAAACATCTAAGTACCCGGAGGAAAAGAAAGAATAATCGATTCCCTAAGTAGCGGCGAGCGAACGGGGAAGAGCCCAAACCAAACTCTTCGGAGTTTGGGGTTGTAGGACTTCTATTTAGGATAAGATGTTTAGCTGAAGCGAACTGGAAAGTTCCGGCATAGGAGGTAAAACCCCTGTAAGCGAAAAGCAGATTATCTGAAGAAGTATCCTGAGTACTGCGGGACACGAGAAACCCCGTGGGAAACCGGGAGGACCACCTCCCAAGGCTAAATACTACTTGGCGACCGATAGTGAACCAGTACCGTGAGGGAAAGGTGAAAAGCACCCCGGGAGGGGAGTGAAATAGAACCTGAAACCGTATGCTTACAAGCAGTCAAAGCACTATTAGTGTGATGGCGTGCCTTTTGTAGAATGAACCGGCGAGTTGTGATATGCAGCGAGGTTAAATGTTTAAGACATGGAGCCGCAGCGAAAGCGAGTCTAAATAGGGCGTATAGTTGCATGTTGCAGACCCGAAACCGTGTGATCTACCCATGGTCAGAGTGAAGGTGGGGTAAAACCCATTGGAGGCTCGAACTCACTGTCGTTGAAAAGGCAGGGGATGAACTGTGGGTAGGGGTGAAATGCCAATCGAACACGGAGATAGCTGGTACTCCCCGAAATAGCTTTAGGGCTAGCCTCAATGGATGAAATACGGGGGTAGAGCACTGAATGGGCTAGGGGCTTAAAAGTTACTGAACCCTATCAAACTACGAATACCGTATTTTTAGAAGTTGGGAGTCAGACTGTGGGGGATAAGCTTCATAGTCGAGAGGGAAACAGCCCAGACCAACGGCTAAGGTCCCAGAGAATACACTAAGTGGAAAAGGATGTGGAACTGCACGGACAACCAGGATGTTGGCTTAGAAGCAGCCACCATTTAAAGAGTGCGTAATAGCTCACTGGTCGAGTGGTTCTGCGCCGAAAATGTAACGGGGCTCAAGTGTATCACCGAAGCCATGGCATGGATCGAAAGATCCTTGGGTAGGGGAGCATTGTCACAGCGTAGAAGGATAGCTGTAAGGCTTACTGGAGTGGTGACAAGAGAGAATGCCGGTATGAGTATGCGAAAAGGAAGGTGAGAATCCTTCCCGCCGAAAATCTAAGGTTTCCTGGGGAAGGCTCGTCCGCCCAGGGTAAGTCGGGACCTAAGCTGAGGCCGAAAGGCGTAGGCGATGGACAATTGGTTGAGATTCCAATACCACCATAAATCGTTTGAGCAATGGGGTGACACAGGAGGAAGACCCGAGCGTACTGTTGGTTAAGTACGTCCAAGCATTAAGTGGGTGCTGTAGGCAAATCCGCAGCGCGTAACCGTGAGATGTGATGGGGAGCGAAAATAAGTAGCGAAGCGGGAAATTTCATACTGTCAAGAAAAGCCTCTAGTTAGAAATGTGGTGCCCGTACCGCAAACCGACACAGGTAGATGAGGAGAGAATCCTAAGGCGCGCGAGAAAACCCTCGTTAAGGAACTCGGCAAAATGACCCCGTAACTTCGGGAGAAGGGGTGCTCTAGGTAACTAGAGCCGCAGAGAAATAGTCCAGGCGACTGTTTAACAAAAACACAGGTCCCTGCAAATCCGTAAGGAGAAGTATAGGGGCTGACGCCTGCCCGGTGCTGGAAGGTTAAGAGGAGATGTTAGGGTTAAACCGAAGCATTGAATTGAAGCCCCAGTAAACGGCGGCCGTAACTATAACGGTCCTAAGGTAGCGAAATTCCTTGTCGGGTAAGTTCCGACCCGCACGAAAGGCGTAACGATCTGGACACTGTCTCAACGAGGGACTCGGCGAAATTGTAATACCCGTGAAGATGCGGGTTACCTGCGACAGGACAGAAAGACCCCATGGAGCTTTACTGCAGCTTGACATTGGATTTTGGTATAAAATGTACAGGATAGGTGGGAGGCTTAGAAGCCAGTACGCCAGTATTGGTGGAGCCGCCGGTGGGATACCACTCTTTTTGTACTGAAGTTCTAACCTAGGCCCCTGAATCGGGGTTGGGGACAGTGTCAGGTGGGCGGTTTGACTGGGGCGGTCGCCTCCTAAAGAGTAACGGAGGCGCCCAAAGGTTCCCTCAGCGCGGATGGAAATCGCGCGAAGAGTGTAAAGGCAAAAGGGAGCTTAACAGAGAGACAAACAAGTCGACCTGGTACGAAAGTAGGGCTTAGTGATCCGGTGGTTCCGAGTGGAAGGGCCATCGCTCAACGGATAAAAGCTACCCTGGGGATAACAGGCTTATCTCCCCCAAGAGTTCACATCGACGGGGAGGTTTGGCACCTCGATGTCGGCTCATCGCATCCTGGGGCTGTAGTAGGTCCCAAGGGTTGGGCTGTTCGCCCATTAAAGCGGTACGTGAGCTGGGTTCAGAACGTCGTGAGACAGTTCGGTCCCTATCCGTCGCAGGCGCAGGAAATTTGAGAGGATCTGTCCCTAGTACGAGAGGACCGGGATGGACGGATCACTGGTGTACCAGTTGTCTCGCCAGAGGCATCGCTGGGTAGCTATATCCGGAACGGATAAGCGCTGAAAGCATCTAAGTGCGAAACCAGCCTCAAGATGAGATTTCCCACAGAGTTAATCTGGTAAGACCCCTGAAAGATGATCAGGTTGATAGGCCGGAAGTGGAAGCATGGTGACATGTGGAGCGGACCGGTACT is a genomic window containing:
- the lysS gene encoding lysine--tRNA ligase, translated to MDNLEMNELMRIRVDKLQTLRDNGIEPYADRFLRTHMSTDIIDNFAELEEQPVSIAGRIMSKRDQGKVLFMHVHDLKGKIQLYIRIDALGEDAFELVKTFDIGDIIGVQGIVFRTKRGEISVKAEKITLLSKSLRPLPEKFHGLTNVDTRYRQRYLDLIMNDEVKETFIIRNKIIRTMREYLEGKDFLEVETPTLMTIAGGATARPFITHHNALDMDLYLRIALELPLKRLIVGGFEKVFEIGRNFRNEGISIKHNPEFTMMELYQAYANYEDIMNLMEDMIVYIVEKVHNTMEITYQGEKINFAKPWRRLQMLDAIKEYSGIDFNQIKTDDEARRVAAEKGLDVGNASRGKIINEFFEEFVEDKLIQPTFIIGHPVDISPLAKRNAINPEFTDRFEVFIYGREMGNAFSELNDPIDQRGRFEKQVKEREQGDDEAHMMDEDFLQALEYGLPPTGGLGVGIDRLVMLLTDSPSIRDVILFPTMKPREE